From a region of the Nitrospira sp. genome:
- a CDS encoding glycosyltransferase — protein sequence MKVLHLTEGLVDGDGGTISLNRLHCGLKDAGVQSQVLCTAKWPIGAPDDIIKLQAPRIGARATQYLKNISRKVGLEGALDPTHREILTNRAFLDADVLTMHNIYGSCSYLAIPAITQSKPTVFVLRDMMSFTGHCFHSLDCERWKTGCGNCPYPNTFPAITVDNTHLAWKLKNWSFSRSRLAIVAQSTWMVAMAKQSMLSRFPIHHIPNGIDTETYKPRDQELCRSVLNIPKGKKVLMFMVTHLTSRLKGGDLFIKAVQGLPESLKAETVILLLGRQGEKLANSLGMQAVYLGYVGSDLLKVMCYSAADCFVSPTRAESFPNVLLESIACGTPVVSQRVGGVPDLARHKVTGLLSNPEDVEGFRDHIVELLENETLRSEMRQHCRRIALEEYSVNRQAQRYIGLYQQVLNGSAEVKS from the coding sequence ATGAAGGTTCTCCATCTTACAGAGGGACTTGTGGATGGTGATGGGGGCACGATTTCGCTGAACCGGCTGCATTGCGGCTTGAAAGATGCCGGGGTCCAATCTCAAGTCTTGTGCACGGCCAAATGGCCGATTGGGGCGCCTGATGACATCATAAAATTGCAGGCTCCACGAATAGGGGCAAGGGCAACGCAGTATCTGAAGAATATTTCGCGAAAGGTCGGGCTGGAAGGTGCGCTCGATCCGACTCATCGGGAAATTCTCACGAATAGAGCGTTCTTGGATGCGGACGTTCTCACGATGCATAACATCTACGGGTCTTGTTCATATCTCGCCATTCCGGCGATCACTCAAAGTAAGCCGACCGTTTTCGTACTCCGTGACATGATGAGCTTCACCGGACACTGCTTTCATAGTTTGGATTGTGAACGATGGAAGACAGGTTGTGGAAATTGTCCCTATCCAAATACCTTTCCTGCAATTACTGTCGATAATACACACTTGGCATGGAAACTCAAGAACTGGTCTTTCAGCCGTTCTCGTCTTGCAATCGTGGCACAAAGCACTTGGATGGTTGCCATGGCGAAACAGAGCATGCTCAGCCGGTTTCCTATCCATCACATCCCCAACGGAATCGATACGGAGACGTATAAACCTCGTGACCAGGAACTTTGTCGTTCGGTGCTGAACATACCAAAAGGGAAAAAAGTGCTGATGTTCATGGTGACGCATCTCACGAGCCGTTTGAAGGGGGGGGATCTCTTCATCAAGGCCGTCCAAGGTTTGCCAGAATCCCTGAAGGCCGAAACGGTAATTTTGCTTCTGGGGCGGCAAGGGGAAAAGCTTGCCAACTCACTCGGAATGCAAGCCGTTTATTTGGGGTATGTCGGGAGTGATTTGCTGAAGGTGATGTGTTATTCAGCCGCGGACTGCTTTGTCTCGCCGACTCGAGCCGAGTCGTTTCCCAATGTCTTGTTGGAGAGTATTGCCTGTGGAACACCGGTGGTGTCTCAAAGGGTCGGTGGTGTACCCGATCTTGCCCGTCATAAGGTGACGGGGTTATTGTCGAATCCGGAGGATGTAGAGGGATTTCGAGATCATATCGTTGAACTGCTTGAGAATGAAACCTTGCGTAGTGAGATGCGTCAACACTGTCGAAGGATTGCCTTGGAAGAATATTCCGTCAATCGTCAAGCGCAGCGGTATATCGGGTTGTATCAACAGGTACTGAACGGCTCCGCGGAAGTGAAGTCATAG
- a CDS encoding polysaccharide biosynthesis/export family protein: MKRTLYISTVLLSLGFGAGLGLCETPTSAPAAPGKLKTDTALSVPLAGQGEKVAAQMNKEAPAVTQLMEKPSNAVSSEYVIGAEDVLDITVWRNPDLSRQVQVRPDGRISMPIIRDVVAVGKTPTQLAEELTNKLKEYVQNPVVAVTLKDVNSSNIFLLGEVAHPGKYPLKSKTTLLQGITIAGGFKETAARNQIVIFRFTETAPGMKRFTASYDDIVLRSGISDNFELKPGDTLVVPSESMVVFPGR, from the coding sequence ATGAAACGCACCCTCTATATCAGTACGGTCTTGCTATCGTTGGGATTCGGTGCAGGCTTGGGATTGTGTGAAACTCCGACAAGCGCGCCGGCCGCACCGGGAAAATTGAAGACTGACACGGCACTGTCTGTTCCGCTTGCGGGCCAGGGTGAAAAGGTGGCAGCTCAGATGAACAAAGAGGCTCCTGCCGTAACACAATTGATGGAAAAGCCCTCGAACGCCGTGAGCAGCGAATACGTCATCGGCGCCGAAGATGTCCTGGACATTACTGTCTGGAGGAATCCTGACCTGTCGAGACAAGTACAGGTTCGTCCCGATGGCAGAATCTCTATGCCGATCATCCGGGATGTGGTGGCTGTGGGAAAGACGCCCACGCAACTGGCAGAGGAATTGACGAACAAATTGAAAGAATATGTCCAAAACCCCGTCGTTGCCGTGACTTTGAAAGACGTCAATAGTTCCAACATTTTCCTGCTCGGTGAAGTGGCTCACCCTGGAAAGTATCCGCTGAAAAGTAAAACGACGCTCCTGCAGGGGATTACCATCGCAGGCGGATTCAAAGAGACCGCGGCACGAAATCAAATCGTCATTTTTCGGTTTACAGAAACCGCCCCAGGAATGAAACGGTTCACGGCGAGCTATGACGATATCGTGCTGCGCAGTGGAATCAGCGACAATTTTGAACTCAAGCCTGGTGATACGCTCGTGGTTCCGAGTGAGTCGATGGTGGTCTTCCCTGGTCGATAG
- a CDS encoding outer membrane beta-barrel protein, producing MIRLWCRRCAWLGRSLKLGVAFALVCGGLPLASVQAETKIVPSMNVTGRYDSNIWGRPSQLLPAGTQQGDFVASTGGDVRLLHETRDLEANIAVGGSFNAYADNSNLNYFNAHVRGYVTLDRWVDQFVRGARLQIVENFSYTPETPGFISGVRETVVSSDGFFRGIQGFRANTFINTTSVTGSYPVSRDLSLEGGYTFGLRRVGRIVGGDTPGVSFFDTNTHTWFGGPRYQLTRNDSIAAVYRQTFMLQSRAEGGRLFSTTLVTLAGDYTKVFQEWKLSIEGGVTFVEPAGRTFPSGSIHITTQPERDTVLRAVISREARPSYFLQGGATISHLGLVGISHRLHERLTADGSAAYGYNQLFPNTNQTFQNFTALAKLSYKITRSIIGDLSYTYTTIKSDQSTLDYMYSRHQVGFFLRAEWN from the coding sequence GTGATTCGATTGTGGTGTCGCAGGTGTGCCTGGCTCGGCCGATCGCTCAAGCTTGGAGTCGCGTTCGCGCTTGTCTGTGGCGGATTGCCGCTGGCATCGGTTCAGGCAGAGACAAAGATTGTTCCCTCCATGAATGTGACAGGGCGTTATGACAGTAACATATGGGGTCGGCCATCACAGCTCTTACCCGCGGGCACGCAGCAAGGTGATTTTGTGGCGAGCACGGGGGGAGACGTACGCCTATTGCATGAGACACGAGACCTCGAAGCGAATATCGCCGTCGGAGGAAGCTTCAATGCCTATGCGGATAATTCAAACCTGAATTATTTTAACGCGCATGTGAGGGGCTATGTCACGTTGGATCGATGGGTTGATCAGTTCGTGAGGGGAGCGCGGTTGCAAATCGTCGAGAATTTTAGTTATACGCCTGAAACTCCCGGTTTTATTTCAGGGGTGCGGGAGACCGTGGTTAGCAGCGATGGGTTCTTTCGTGGTATCCAGGGATTCCGGGCGAACACGTTCATCAACACGACATCCGTCACTGGCTCATATCCGGTGTCGAGAGACCTTTCTTTAGAAGGCGGTTACACGTTCGGACTTCGGAGGGTGGGTAGGATTGTAGGGGGGGACACACCCGGCGTCAGCTTCTTCGATACAAATACGCACACCTGGTTCGGAGGGCCTCGGTATCAACTGACCAGAAACGACAGCATAGCGGCCGTGTATCGACAGACGTTCATGCTACAGTCACGAGCCGAAGGCGGCAGGTTATTCAGTACCACTCTGGTGACGCTGGCAGGCGATTACACCAAGGTGTTCCAGGAGTGGAAGCTTAGTATTGAAGGAGGGGTGACGTTTGTCGAACCGGCCGGTCGGACATTTCCATCCGGGTCCATCCACATTACAACCCAACCTGAGCGAGATACGGTACTCAGAGCAGTGATTTCACGGGAAGCTAGGCCATCTTATTTTTTACAGGGTGGAGCGACGATCAGCCATCTTGGATTGGTAGGGATCAGCCATCGGCTCCATGAACGGCTCACTGCCGATGGGAGTGCAGCGTATGGCTATAACCAACTGTTTCCCAATACCAATCAGACGTTTCAGAACTTCACTGCGTTGGCGAAGCTTAGTTACAAAATAACCAGGAGTATCATAGGAGATCTTTCATATACCTACACGACCATCAAGAGTGATCAAAGCACACTCGACTACATGTACTCGCGCCATCAAGTTGGATTTTTCCTAAGAGCTGAATGGAATTAG
- a CDS encoding ABC transporter permease, with the protein MEGNAQIIRITATKGWVALQLKELWAYRELLYFLIWRDVKVRYKQTALGAAWAIIQPVFTMIVFSVFFGRLGKIPSDGVPYPLFAYAALVPWTFFSQGLSQASNSLVGSGNLIKKVYFPRLSVPIAAVTSGLIDFAIAFIVLLGMILYYGITPTLNVVWLPFLLLLTLITSLGVSLWLSALNVQFRDVRHAIPFLTQFWLFATPIAYPSSLLSEPWRTLYSINPMVGVVEGFRWALLGTDTAPGPMIIVSALAALAILVSGTFYFRRLEKTFADVI; encoded by the coding sequence ATGGAAGGCAATGCTCAGATTATTCGGATCACGGCGACCAAAGGGTGGGTGGCCCTGCAACTAAAAGAGTTATGGGCTTATCGTGAATTGCTCTACTTTTTGATTTGGCGTGATGTGAAGGTGCGGTACAAGCAGACGGCGCTCGGCGCAGCGTGGGCCATTATTCAACCCGTGTTCACGATGATCGTCTTTAGCGTTTTCTTTGGGCGATTGGGAAAGATTCCTTCCGACGGAGTCCCCTATCCGCTCTTCGCATATGCGGCCCTGGTTCCATGGACGTTCTTTTCTCAGGGGCTGAGCCAAGCGTCCAACAGCTTAGTTGGAAGCGGGAATCTGATCAAAAAAGTCTATTTCCCCAGGCTGTCCGTCCCCATCGCGGCGGTGACCTCCGGCCTTATTGATTTTGCGATTGCTTTTATCGTGCTGCTCGGGATGATACTGTATTACGGTATCACTCCCACCCTCAACGTCGTTTGGCTTCCGTTCTTGCTTCTGCTCACACTGATAACGTCGCTCGGTGTCTCGCTCTGGCTTTCCGCCTTGAATGTTCAGTTTCGCGATGTCCGTCATGCAATCCCTTTTCTGACTCAATTCTGGCTCTTCGCAACTCCCATCGCGTATCCGAGCAGTCTATTGTCCGAACCGTGGAGGACGCTGTATAGCATCAATCCGATGGTCGGAGTGGTTGAGGGATTTCGTTGGGCGCTGCTTGGGACGGACACCGCCCCAGGGCCGATGATCATTGTTTCAGCGCTGGCCGCGCTGGCCATTTTGGTGAGCGGAACGTTCTACTTCCGGCGTTTAGAAAAAACGTTTGCGGATGTGATTTGA
- a CDS encoding polysaccharide biosynthesis/export family protein: MDNYAHWTGKPGRHLPVLRALSIGFLLCLVVVQSGCLGPVTSREYKASDVPTEFLLGSEDQIEINVWKNPDLSRVTLIRPDGYVSMPIIGDVQAAGLTAEALAAQITERLKGYIQNPSVSVNVKELNSYSVFVLGEVAKPGKYQLKSYVTVLQAISMAGGFTNYASKNKLQVVRVIESPGHKRQEIHIPLRYDDLVSGRGEPGNIVLASGDTLVVP, encoded by the coding sequence GTGGACAATTACGCGCATTGGACAGGAAAGCCAGGGCGGCATCTGCCAGTACTGAGAGCACTGTCGATTGGGTTCTTGTTGTGCTTAGTCGTCGTCCAATCCGGTTGTCTGGGACCGGTGACATCGAGAGAATACAAGGCATCCGACGTTCCGACCGAATTTCTTCTCGGTTCTGAAGATCAGATAGAGATCAATGTGTGGAAGAATCCGGATCTGTCAAGAGTCACCTTGATCCGGCCGGATGGATATGTTTCGATGCCGATCATTGGAGATGTTCAGGCAGCGGGTCTCACGGCGGAGGCTCTCGCTGCACAGATTACCGAGCGCCTTAAGGGGTACATTCAGAATCCTTCCGTGTCGGTGAACGTCAAGGAGCTGAATAGTTATTCAGTGTTTGTCTTGGGCGAAGTCGCCAAACCCGGTAAATATCAGCTCAAGTCCTATGTGACGGTGCTTCAGGCTATTTCAATGGCCGGAGGCTTTACAAATTACGCGAGTAAGAATAAGTTGCAGGTGGTGCGAGTGATCGAAAGCCCTGGCCACAAACGACAAGAGATCCATATCCCTTTGCGTTACGATGATCTCGTCAGTGGGCGTGGAGAGCCCGGCAATATTGTGCTGGCTTCCGGCGATACGCTTGTTGTACCTTGA
- a CDS encoding dTDP-glucose pyrophosphorylase, producing the protein MALLPAAGQSRRLAPLPCSKELFPIGFGSISGLKGARPKVASHYLLEQLGAAGISKGYIVIRNGKWDIPEYWGNGSRVGMDLAYLVIEGSDGPPDTIDRANAFVRDKVIAFGFPDILFRAKDVFLRLLARLDECGADLVLALFPAHDHKAMDMVDIDAGHRVRAIHLKPKKTRLRYAWLCAVWTPIFTEFLHQFLIRVRRGQTAGLIGNHKIDPQGDIPVGAVLAAAVRAKLNVKGVKFPAGRYIDIGTPQGLSGIRGFVSRFPTPCMT; encoded by the coding sequence GTGGCTCTGCTCCCAGCAGCTGGACAATCTCGTCGATTGGCACCATTACCCTGTAGTAAAGAGCTATTTCCAATCGGCTTTGGTTCCATTTCTGGGCTCAAGGGGGCTCGACCAAAAGTTGCAAGCCACTACTTGCTGGAGCAGCTAGGAGCAGCAGGCATCAGCAAGGGCTACATCGTAATTCGAAACGGGAAGTGGGACATTCCTGAGTACTGGGGTAATGGCAGTAGGGTGGGGATGGACCTCGCTTATCTTGTGATCGAAGGTTCCGACGGACCACCGGACACAATCGATCGGGCGAATGCGTTCGTGCGAGACAAGGTCATTGCATTTGGCTTCCCGGACATACTGTTTCGTGCGAAGGACGTGTTTCTTAGGCTCCTGGCTCGTCTCGATGAGTGTGGGGCCGACCTTGTGTTAGCTCTATTCCCAGCGCATGACCACAAGGCAATGGACATGGTAGACATTGACGCAGGTCACCGTGTGCGGGCCATTCACTTGAAGCCGAAGAAGACTCGCTTGAGATATGCTTGGTTATGCGCTGTGTGGACGCCAATTTTTACGGAGTTTCTGCATCAATTCCTGATTCGAGTGAGAAGGGGGCAGACGGCGGGACTGATCGGAAATCATAAGATTGATCCTCAAGGAGACATCCCGGTCGGAGCCGTGCTGGCCGCGGCGGTGCGTGCTAAACTTAACGTCAAAGGAGTGAAATTCCCAGCGGGTCGATATATCGACATCGGCACCCCGCAGGGTCTGTCGGGAATTCGAGGTTTTGTTTCCCGTTTCCCGACACCATGCATGACGTAA
- a CDS encoding NAD(P)-dependent oxidoreductase, producing the protein MEFSQLTGRKIFVTGAAGFIGSHLCRTLRNRGVEVHGVSRAVQVNTEAGIQWWHGDLADMSTVRNLLGRIKPDIVFHLASHVAGSRDLQLVRPTFESNLVSTVNLLTVASEIGCERIVLTGSLEEPVIDGGETVPCSPYAAAKWASSCYASMFHALYRTPVVMARLFMVYGPGQRDVNKLIPYVTLSLLNGQPPKLGSGQRQIDWIYVEDVVEGLLAAGLAPNAEGRTVDVGSGTLVSIRAIVEELADRIDSQVELLWGALPDRPMEQTRVANIAGTYDIIGWKPRIPLSMGLERTVNWYREEGRSLSKTC; encoded by the coding sequence ATGGAATTCTCTCAATTGACAGGCCGGAAAATATTTGTGACCGGTGCGGCCGGATTCATCGGTTCGCATTTATGCCGCACGCTTCGTAACCGAGGTGTCGAAGTCCATGGCGTTTCACGGGCTGTTCAAGTGAATACTGAAGCCGGCATACAGTGGTGGCACGGCGACCTCGCGGACATGTCGACCGTGCGGAATCTTCTGGGCAGGATCAAACCCGATATCGTTTTCCACTTGGCAAGTCACGTGGCCGGTTCACGGGATTTACAATTAGTCCGGCCGACCTTTGAGAGTAATTTGGTAAGCACGGTGAACTTGCTGACGGTTGCTTCAGAAATAGGCTGTGAGCGGATCGTCTTGACGGGTTCGTTGGAAGAGCCGGTAATCGATGGAGGCGAGACCGTCCCATGTTCTCCGTATGCGGCCGCGAAGTGGGCGAGCAGCTGCTATGCGAGCATGTTTCACGCGCTATACCGGACTCCTGTCGTGATGGCACGGCTGTTCATGGTGTATGGGCCTGGACAAAGGGATGTGAACAAATTGATTCCATATGTGACCCTGTCTCTCTTAAACGGGCAACCACCGAAGCTCGGTAGCGGGCAGCGTCAAATAGATTGGATCTACGTTGAAGACGTCGTGGAGGGGTTGCTTGCAGCCGGCCTAGCTCCGAACGCGGAAGGGCGTACGGTCGATGTAGGTTCAGGCACCCTGGTGTCGATTCGGGCGATTGTCGAGGAATTGGCCGATCGGATAGACTCTCAGGTAGAGCTATTGTGGGGCGCGCTTCCCGACAGGCCGATGGAGCAGACTCGTGTTGCCAATATTGCGGGAACATATGACATCATAGGGTGGAAGCCGAGGATTCCCTTATCGATGGGGTTGGAACGGACGGTGAATTGGTATAGGGAAGAAGGTAGGTCACTTTCTAAGACATGTTGA
- a CDS encoding GNAT family N-acetyltransferase produces the protein MKVTVIDDISRFYELRKAWNAVYAVDPDVTAFDSWAWLCGWLESTPRKWLVLGVQQDDPQPCVQENHMREVSTHSASESTPYVAFMAFSARTKESRNILSMGGYPHADHTGFVCLPEYVAEAIPAMAVFVREQLEWDTLQLLNVFDPRLDLFVKHLSSKRISIQETKGPSCPYIPLPESWDQYFNTVLGSSTRRGLRNDLNKIRRLEGFHVTEIQRGNAESHIETLLSLWQARWGLKDDDNYMDLRLEDVINIKRSFLRSCFEDDRLWLNIVWDGETPIAAGAVFVDTVRKNFCILKIAANYQYAQYSPGNIWCLFAIQYAIEKGFRICDFGRGTEKYKFSLGSVERFNKNVIVVRTSPIMKLLTKLRGRLQIRTRLQKLKGSRPVVH, from the coding sequence ATGAAAGTAACAGTCATAGATGACATCAGCCGCTTTTATGAACTGAGAAAGGCGTGGAATGCTGTCTATGCTGTCGATCCTGATGTAACCGCCTTTGATTCATGGGCCTGGCTTTGTGGATGGTTAGAAAGTACTCCTCGCAAATGGCTGGTGTTGGGGGTCCAACAAGATGATCCACAGCCATGTGTTCAAGAAAATCACATGCGGGAGGTTTCCACTCATAGTGCGAGCGAGAGCACACCGTATGTGGCGTTTATGGCTTTTTCAGCCCGCACGAAAGAGTCGAGGAACATCTTATCGATGGGGGGCTATCCCCATGCAGATCACACAGGATTTGTGTGTTTGCCCGAGTATGTTGCAGAAGCCATTCCTGCCATGGCGGTCTTCGTAAGGGAACAGCTGGAATGGGACACACTCCAGTTGTTGAACGTATTTGACCCACGCTTGGATCTTTTTGTTAAACATTTATCTTCAAAGCGGATCAGCATTCAGGAAACGAAGGGACCTTCATGTCCGTATATTCCGTTGCCTGAAAGTTGGGATCAGTACTTCAATACGGTGCTGGGCAGCAGCACCCGCAGGGGTTTAAGAAATGACCTCAATAAGATCAGGCGCCTTGAGGGTTTTCATGTGACCGAAATCCAGCGCGGCAACGCGGAGTCTCACATTGAAACACTGCTGTCGCTTTGGCAAGCGCGCTGGGGGCTTAAAGATGATGACAACTACATGGATCTTAGACTTGAAGACGTGATCAATATCAAACGCTCATTCCTCCGCTCCTGCTTCGAAGATGATCGACTGTGGTTGAATATTGTATGGGACGGGGAAACGCCGATTGCAGCGGGTGCAGTATTTGTCGATACAGTCAGAAAAAACTTCTGCATCTTAAAAATTGCGGCCAATTATCAGTATGCGCAATACTCTCCGGGCAACATCTGGTGCTTATTTGCGATTCAATACGCAATTGAGAAGGGGTTTAGAATTTGTGACTTTGGAAGGGGAACCGAGAAATACAAGTTTTCCCTTGGATCGGTAGAGAGATTCAATAAGAACGTGATAGTCGTCCGAACCAGCCCAATCATGAAGTTACTCACGAAGTTGCGAGGCCGATTGCAAATACGGACACGTTTGCAGAAACTGAAAGGAAGTCGGCCTGTAGTGCACTGA
- a CDS encoding ABC transporter ATP-binding protein: MGDIAIRVEGLSKQYRIGKKERYQTLRDTLTSAITLPFSKVGRLLKGGGEAGESTETIWALKDISFDIKQGEVIGIVGGNGAGKSTLLKILSRITEPTNGFAEIHGRVASLLEVGTGFHPELTGRENIYLNGTILGMRRAEIERKFDEIVDFSEIEKFIDTPVKHYSSGMYLKLAFAVAAHLEPEILLVDEVLAVGDVRFQKKCLGKMEGVAKEGRTVIFVSHNMGAITQLCGRGVQLENGRLKRIGSSVEVVTEYLASALGSEVKSDWSSTSMKPNLPVQLRSARLLSVDQQSPSVVTFNDPLLIEVAYDVRVPIGNLAVTFHLFDSMNHLVFESMETDLPEWQDCEREPGRYHATAKIPPCLLRPGRYSVSCVAFIEDVKVFERQEAILRFDVSEMGYPLNPHRLGIVSPVLEWKVIRSNKTDQVS; the protein is encoded by the coding sequence ATGGGCGACATCGCAATACGAGTAGAAGGGCTCAGCAAGCAATACCGTATCGGGAAAAAAGAACGGTATCAAACCCTGCGGGATACGTTGACTTCGGCGATAACCCTTCCGTTCAGCAAAGTGGGAAGGTTATTGAAAGGGGGAGGAGAGGCTGGTGAATCGACTGAGACGATCTGGGCGTTGAAGGACATTTCCTTTGACATAAAGCAGGGTGAAGTCATCGGTATTGTCGGCGGCAACGGTGCCGGCAAAAGCACCCTCTTGAAGATACTTTCGCGGATCACCGAGCCGACGAACGGATTCGCTGAAATTCACGGACGCGTGGCCTCCCTATTGGAGGTGGGAACCGGATTTCATCCGGAGTTGACGGGGCGGGAGAATATCTATCTCAATGGAACGATCCTCGGCATGAGGCGGGCGGAAATCGAGAGAAAGTTCGATGAAATCGTCGACTTCTCAGAGATTGAGAAATTCATCGATACCCCTGTGAAACACTACTCGAGCGGCATGTATCTGAAACTGGCGTTTGCCGTCGCAGCGCATTTGGAGCCCGAAATTCTGTTGGTCGATGAGGTGCTTGCGGTGGGAGATGTAAGGTTTCAAAAGAAATGTCTCGGCAAAATGGAAGGGGTGGCCAAAGAGGGGCGGACGGTCATTTTCGTCAGTCACAACATGGGCGCGATTACCCAGCTTTGTGGAAGAGGCGTACAACTGGAAAATGGACGGTTGAAGCGAATCGGTTCTTCCGTTGAAGTGGTGACCGAGTATTTGGCTTCAGCGCTCGGATCGGAAGTCAAATCGGACTGGTCAAGCACATCCATGAAGCCCAATCTACCCGTCCAATTGCGATCCGCACGGTTGTTGTCGGTCGATCAGCAATCTCCATCCGTCGTGACCTTTAACGATCCGCTTCTGATCGAGGTTGCATATGATGTGAGGGTTCCCATAGGAAACCTTGCCGTGACGTTTCACCTGTTTGACTCGATGAATCATTTAGTATTTGAGTCGATGGAAACCGACTTGCCCGAATGGCAGGATTGTGAGAGAGAGCCAGGTCGGTATCATGCCACCGCTAAGATTCCTCCATGTCTCCTCCGGCCCGGCCGGTATTCAGTATCATGTGTCGCATTCATTGAGGACGTAAAGGTCTTCGAGCGCCAGGAAGCAATATTGAGGTTCGATGTGTCGGAGATGGGGTATCCCTTGAATCCCCACCGCTTGGGCATTGTTTCTCCAGTGCTTGAATGGAAAGTGATTCGCTCAAACAAAACCGATCAAGTTTCGTGA